A stretch of the Sulfuricurvum sp. genome encodes the following:
- a CDS encoding HyaD/HybD family hydrogenase maturation endopeptidase: MSIVVLGVGNVLEEDDGVGIYAAAFLKANFTFNDRVHIINGGVEGINLLNLFLENTYIIILDTINLDDTPGSIYNIPSYELSGYGLNSGGAHEVGVMQCLDMIELMGHPLPESNVIGIVPKSITFHMGLSTELEERFEAYIGTIIGYLKSSYGIDFVKKETSQSLLDIIETFKYPSHQNQPLDLK, from the coding sequence ATGTCTATCGTCGTTTTAGGTGTCGGAAATGTCCTCGAAGAAGATGATGGCGTCGGTATTTATGCGGCGGCGTTTCTCAAAGCAAATTTCACGTTTAATGATCGTGTCCATATCATCAACGGGGGGGTAGAGGGGATCAACCTGCTGAACCTCTTTTTGGAAAATACCTATATCATTATCCTTGATACGATCAATCTGGACGATACCCCGGGGAGTATTTACAATATCCCCTCCTACGAACTCAGCGGTTACGGTCTCAACAGCGGCGGTGCTCATGAAGTAGGGGTAATGCAGTGTCTGGATATGATCGAGCTGATGGGACATCCCCTGCCCGAATCCAATGTGATAGGGATCGTCCCCAAAAGTATTACGTTTCATATGGGGCTCAGTACGGAATTGGAAGAGCGATTCGAAGCCTATATCGGAACCATTATCGGTTATCTAAAATCATCATACGGTATTGATTTTGTTAAAAAAGAGACGTCGCAAAGTCTTTTAGACATTATTGAAACGTTTAAATATCCGAGTCATCAAAATCAACCGTTAGATTTAAAATAG
- a CDS encoding transposase, with the protein MKVSDTCIYCASPLYHLREGYVKCSQCKKKYSPVRINQIKTLIQLFCNDENALEASKSLNITYVTVSKYYQKFRHICAEYCEDHYHLHRTNESQYEEYLYIEKSKRRDKTAIFDSHNFLTFSYGEKVYTLLMPSLVMYKQQFVEDNLEGVYYKEFSKFMRMSKIIKISEHDNAITKFWHYFEQFITPFKGVSNDHFPYYLKEAEFKFNTPKQRRAEILEVLYFKSNG; encoded by the coding sequence ATGAAAGTCTCTGATACTTGTATTTACTGTGCTTCACCTCTTTATCATCTCAGAGAGGGATATGTTAAATGCAGTCAATGCAAAAAAAAATACAGCCCGGTACGTATTAATCAGATCAAAACGCTTATCCAACTTTTTTGCAATGACGAAAACGCCCTCGAAGCATCCAAATCTCTGAACATAACTTACGTGACCGTTTCAAAATACTATCAGAAATTCCGGCACATTTGCGCAGAGTATTGTGAAGATCATTACCATCTCCACCGTACGAACGAGAGCCAATACGAAGAGTATCTCTACATCGAAAAATCCAAACGGCGTGATAAAACGGCTATCTTTGATTCCCATAATTTTCTGACATTCAGCTACGGAGAAAAAGTGTATACGCTCCTCATGCCCTCTTTGGTAATGTATAAACAACAATTTGTGGAAGATAATCTCGAAGGAGTGTATTATAAAGAGTTTTCAAAATTTATGCGTATGAGTAAAATCATCAAAATATCCGAACATGACAATGCGATTACCAAGTTTTGGCACTATTTTGAACAGTTTATTACACCTTTTAAAGGGGTCAGTAACGACCACTTTCCCTATTATCTGAAAGAGGCGGAATTTAAATTCAATACGCCAAAACAGCGACGCGCGGAGATTCTTGAAGTACTCTATTTTAAATCTAACGGTTGA
- the hypB gene encoding hydrogenase nickel incorporation protein HypB: protein MCKDCGCSITDHHHDDHDHEGHHHHHDHEGHHHDHSHDHSHTHQAAHETLHHNPQLNDTKTIAVIKKILDKNDQEAHHNREHFNEYGVLAINLMSSPGSGKTTLLEKMGSLAPFKFGVVEGDLETSRDADRLKAVGIPAVQIQTGSACHLDAFMVHKGLHDMPIADLDVCFIENVGNLVCPASYDVGSHLNIVLVSIPEGEDKIAKYPVMFRAADLILITKTDLLPYFKYDIEREKAEARKIKPNVDILEVNINDEDSVKRVIEWIEFKRKMRA from the coding sequence ATGTGTAAAGACTGCGGATGCTCTATTACCGATCATCATCATGACGACCACGACCACGAGGGTCATCACCATCACCACGATCATGAAGGTCACCATCATGACCATAGCCACGATCATTCCCACACGCATCAGGCAGCGCATGAGACACTGCACCATAACCCTCAGCTCAATGACACGAAAACGATTGCGGTGATCAAAAAGATTTTGGATAAAAACGATCAGGAAGCGCACCACAATCGTGAGCATTTCAACGAATACGGGGTGCTGGCGATCAATCTGATGAGCTCACCCGGCAGCGGAAAAACGACTTTGCTCGAAAAGATGGGCAGCTTGGCTCCGTTTAAATTCGGCGTGGTCGAAGGGGACTTGGAGACATCGAGAGACGCCGACCGCCTCAAAGCGGTGGGAATCCCTGCCGTGCAGATTCAGACGGGAAGCGCATGTCATTTGGACGCGTTTATGGTTCATAAAGGGCTGCACGATATGCCGATTGCCGATTTGGATGTGTGCTTTATCGAAAATGTCGGAAACCTCGTCTGTCCGGCGAGCTATGACGTAGGTTCACACCTCAATATCGTCCTTGTCTCTATTCCCGAAGGGGAAGATAAGATCGCCAAATATCCGGTGATGTTCCGAGCGGCTGATCTTATTTTGATTACGAAAACCGATTTGCTCCCGTATTTCAAATACGATATCGAGCGCGAGAAAGCCGAAGCACGCAAAATCAAACCCAACGTCGATATTTTGGAAGTAAACATCAACGATGAGGACTCTGTGAAGCGGGTTATCGAATGGATAGAATTTAAACGAAAGATGAGAGCGTAA
- a CDS encoding HypC/HybG/HupF family hydrogenase formation chaperone yields the protein MCLSIPSKVVKIDPELNIATVDTMGVQRTAGLDLMEEGSVKIGDYVLLHIGFIMNKIDEEDALESLRVYQEILEKLDEEERRVLVLEDDNCVNREAP from the coding sequence ATGTGTTTATCCATACCTTCAAAAGTGGTCAAAATTGATCCGGAACTTAATATCGCAACCGTCGACACTATGGGAGTCCAACGCACTGCAGGACTGGATTTGATGGAAGAGGGGTCTGTCAAAATCGGAGATTACGTTCTATTGCATATCGGTTTTATTATGAACAAGATCGATGAAGAGGATGCGCTTGAATCGCTGAGGGTGTATCAGGAGATATTAGAGAAACTCGATGAAGAAGAACGCAGAGTATTGGTCCTCGAAGATGATAATTGCGTCAATAGAGAAGCCCCATGA
- the hypD gene encoding hydrogenase formation protein HypD — protein sequence MSSLELKDLYDGFRDPDVIKGYQKLIAAEAKKLDRNVNIMEVCGGHTHTIMKYGLTQLLPENINFIHGPGCPVCIMPKERVDHAYVLAMQPDVILLTLGDMIKVPGSHGSLQDARAKGADVRYVYSPMDALKIAEENSDKKIVFFAIGFETTTPMTAALLDVVIKRGINNIFFHINHVTVPEVMKELIDSRDEHVNSYDHRIDAFIGPSHVSVISGSKIYELFSIEYHIPVVVAGFEPVDVMEAIYMMMKQFNEGRSDLEIQYKRLVTPEGNLKAQALIEHYFEKVSLFKWRGMGNVPNSGLKLRDEFAAYDAEVLFENILPYDEIDDHKLCICGDILRGFAKPQECSVFGTACKPSSPLGSCMVSSEGACAAYYKYGNLI from the coding sequence ATGAGCTCACTCGAACTCAAAGACCTCTATGACGGGTTCCGTGACCCCGATGTGATCAAAGGGTATCAAAAACTGATCGCAGCAGAGGCAAAAAAACTTGATCGAAATGTCAATATCATGGAGGTGTGCGGCGGACATACCCATACGATCATGAAATACGGCCTTACGCAGCTATTGCCAGAAAACATCAATTTTATTCACGGACCCGGATGTCCTGTATGTATCATGCCCAAAGAACGGGTTGATCATGCATATGTACTTGCCATGCAGCCGGATGTGATTTTACTGACGCTGGGAGATATGATTAAAGTCCCAGGAAGCCACGGTTCATTACAGGATGCCAGAGCCAAGGGTGCGGATGTCAGATACGTCTATTCCCCGATGGACGCGCTCAAAATTGCTGAGGAAAATTCGGATAAAAAAATTGTTTTCTTTGCGATTGGTTTTGAGACGACGACACCAATGACAGCAGCTTTGCTCGACGTCGTGATCAAACGGGGAATCAACAATATCTTTTTTCATATCAATCACGTGACCGTGCCCGAAGTGATGAAAGAATTGATCGACAGCCGTGATGAACACGTTAACAGTTATGACCACAGGATCGATGCGTTTATCGGCCCATCGCATGTCAGCGTTATCAGCGGTTCAAAAATTTATGAACTGTTTTCTATAGAATATCATATTCCCGTTGTCGTTGCCGGTTTTGAACCGGTCGATGTCATGGAAGCTATTTATATGATGATGAAGCAGTTTAATGAAGGGCGCAGTGATTTGGAAATCCAGTATAAACGGCTTGTTACACCGGAGGGAAATCTCAAAGCACAAGCGCTGATCGAACACTATTTTGAAAAAGTGAGCCTCTTTAAGTGGAGAGGGATGGGAAATGTACCGAACAGCGGATTAAAACTCCGCGATGAATTTGCCGCCTATGATGCGGAGGTTTTATTTGAAAATATTCTTCCGTATGATGAAATCGACGATCACAAACTTTGTATCTGCGGAGATATTTTACGCGGTTTTGCAAAACCGCAGGAGTGCAGTGTATTTGGAACGGCATGCAAGCCGAGTTCCCCGCTGGGAAGCTGTATGGTAAGTTCGGAAGGGGCATGTGCCGCCTATTATAAATACGGGAATCTAATATGA
- the hypE gene encoding hydrogenase expression/formation protein HypE — translation MTKNIVLAQGNGGQENAELISKIFYKHFKNEILEKSEDAAIIDGGRLAFTTDSFTVSPIFFDGGDIGKLSICGTCNDLAMMGAKPAYMTCAVIVEEGFSIDDLEKIVRSMKKELEVNQALIVCGDTKVVPRGSVDKIFINTTGVGIVQKSGISSNCVSEADTIIISNQIGRHGATIFANREGMEFSSALQSDCTSLWPLVEKLLSEGIRITAMRDATRGGVAAVLNEWAKQSAVCIEVQEESLPVSDEVRGICEILGFEAYNLANEGTFVLAVKSEDAAKAVAILQEFEEARYASIIADVTHQYDGRVVLLSAWGSKRFMDLPTGELLPRIC, via the coding sequence ATGACGAAAAACATTGTACTGGCACAAGGAAACGGGGGGCAGGAAAACGCTGAACTGATCTCCAAGATATTTTATAAACATTTTAAAAACGAGATTCTGGAAAAGAGTGAAGATGCGGCGATCATCGACGGCGGACGGTTGGCGTTTACGACCGACAGTTTCACCGTCAGCCCCATCTTTTTTGACGGGGGAGATATCGGAAAACTCAGTATCTGCGGTACCTGTAACGATCTGGCGATGATGGGGGCAAAGCCCGCTTACATGACGTGTGCCGTGATTGTGGAAGAAGGATTTTCGATCGATGATCTGGAAAAAATCGTCCGTTCGATGAAAAAAGAGCTGGAAGTAAACCAAGCACTCATCGTTTGCGGGGATACCAAGGTCGTCCCGAGAGGAAGCGTCGATAAGATTTTCATCAATACGACAGGGGTCGGAATCGTTCAAAAAAGCGGTATTTCCTCCAACTGTGTGAGCGAAGCCGATACGATCATCATCTCAAACCAGATCGGTCGTCACGGAGCAACGATTTTCGCTAACCGTGAGGGAATGGAATTTAGTTCTGCGCTGCAAAGCGACTGTACCTCGTTGTGGCCGCTGGTCGAAAAACTTCTCTCGGAAGGTATCCGAATCACGGCAATGCGTGACGCGACACGCGGCGGTGTTGCGGCGGTACTGAATGAATGGGCGAAACAGTCCGCGGTATGTATCGAAGTTCAGGAAGAATCTTTACCGGTGAGCGATGAGGTGCGCGGGATTTGCGAAATTCTGGGATTTGAAGCGTACAACCTCGCAAACGAGGGGACATTTGTATTGGCCGTAAAAAGCGAAGATGCCGCCAAAGCGGTAGCAATATTGCAAGAATTTGAAGAGGCACGCTATGCGTCGATTATCGCGGATGTTACCCATCAGTATGACGGACGGGTTGTACTCTTAAGCGCATGGGGGTCCAAACGGTTTATGGATTTACCTACCGGGGAACTGTTGCCTCGGATATGCTGA
- a CDS encoding enoyl-CoA hydratase-related protein encodes MGVSFAINDAQLIEEAAEFNPDLILSPFLKKRIPQSIWKTIPTFIIHPGIAGDRGAHALDWAIMKKEKTWGVTILRANGEYDAGDIYAHGTFTMQSGAKASIYRNQVGTLASALVSELLESLNDPIFSPMSQHEHSLPGSAHLVMTQQERRIDWEQDGTDEIIKKIHSGDSHPGVADTILDLECFLYGVHKEAILRGGIKEVLAKREGAICIGTRDGALWISHLKERHTPGIKLPATYVLKDRLKGVREERLPLFVEPGRETFKEITYFVRDEIGYLGFDFHNGAMGAHQCVRLKYAFDHLKQTGIKVLVLMGGSDFFSNGIHLNIMEDSKKPDEDGWSNIHSMNEVVKSILMCDEVVTVSSLHRNAGAGGVFLALAADHVITREGVVLNPHYQTLGLHGSEYWTFTLPRRVGAEKAYALTTECLPVSAAKAAQIGLADALMPEDDANYFEELHRYCMGLVADEDRYYELIEAKRGKINDPSFAQEIQQHREKELEEMYPSFYDPNSDFNRLRKAFVYKLCPIQTPHYIKGERYA; translated from the coding sequence GTGGGCGTAAGTTTTGCCATCAATGACGCTCAGCTTATCGAAGAGGCTGCCGAATTTAACCCCGATCTTATCCTCTCTCCTTTTTTAAAAAAGAGGATTCCGCAAAGTATCTGGAAGACGATCCCGACGTTTATCATCCATCCCGGAATAGCGGGAGACCGCGGAGCGCATGCTCTTGACTGGGCAATTATGAAAAAAGAAAAAACCTGGGGTGTGACGATCCTCCGGGCTAACGGCGAATACGATGCGGGGGATATTTATGCTCACGGCACATTCACGATGCAAAGTGGAGCTAAAGCCTCCATTTACCGTAACCAAGTGGGGACCCTTGCATCGGCCTTGGTGTCCGAACTGCTCGAATCGTTGAATGACCCGATTTTTAGCCCGATGTCCCAACATGAACATAGCTTGCCCGGATCGGCCCATTTGGTGATGACCCAGCAGGAGCGCCGTATCGACTGGGAACAAGACGGCACGGACGAGATTATTAAAAAAATCCACAGCGGCGACAGTCACCCGGGAGTCGCCGATACGATTTTGGATTTGGAGTGTTTTTTATACGGAGTACATAAAGAAGCAATACTGAGAGGCGGGATCAAAGAGGTTTTGGCAAAACGTGAGGGTGCTATCTGTATTGGTACGCGTGACGGAGCCCTCTGGATTTCGCATCTCAAAGAGCGGCATACCCCCGGTATCAAGCTTCCTGCAACATATGTATTGAAAGATCGGCTCAAAGGGGTAAGGGAAGAGCGTTTGCCGCTCTTTGTCGAACCCGGGAGGGAGACGTTTAAAGAGATTACCTATTTTGTGCGTGATGAGATAGGGTACCTTGGATTTGATTTTCATAACGGTGCGATGGGTGCGCACCAGTGTGTACGGTTGAAATATGCGTTTGATCATCTCAAACAGACGGGGATAAAAGTGCTGGTTCTGATGGGCGGAAGCGATTTTTTTTCGAACGGGATTCATTTGAATATTATGGAAGATTCGAAAAAACCGGATGAAGACGGCTGGTCGAATATCCATTCGATGAACGAGGTCGTCAAATCTATTTTGATGTGCGATGAGGTAGTGACGGTGAGTTCACTGCATCGAAACGCAGGTGCGGGAGGTGTCTTTTTAGCTCTTGCAGCCGATCATGTCATCACACGTGAGGGAGTTGTTCTGAACCCGCATTACCAAACGCTCGGCTTGCACGGGAGTGAATATTGGACCTTTACTCTGCCCCGACGCGTCGGAGCAGAAAAAGCATACGCACTGACGACAGAATGTCTGCCGGTGAGTGCGGCTAAAGCGGCCCAAATCGGTTTGGCGGATGCACTTATGCCAGAAGACGATGCGAACTATTTTGAAGAATTGCATCGCTATTGTATGGGCTTGGTCGCCGATGAAGACCGATATTATGAACTGATCGAGGCCAAACGAGGGAAAATCAATGATCCGTCCTTTGCGCAGGAAATCCAACAGCACCGTGAAAAAGAGCTGGAAGAGATGTATCCGAGTTTTTACGATCCGAACAGCGATTTTAATCGTCTGCGCAAAGCATTTGTTTATAAGCTCTGCCCGATTCAGACACCCCATTATATAAAAGGAGAACGCTATGCATGA
- the hypA gene encoding hydrogenase maturation nickel metallochaperone HypA, which yields MHEYSIVQALLTQCEDIAKENEAEAVTKIIVKIGKMSGVEPHLLEIAFNTFKEKTVCDGADFVLNVQPLVIECKECGVQTTLDEIFYKCPACESLDVKVIDGEDMYLMTLEME from the coding sequence ATGCATGAGTATTCGATAGTGCAGGCATTATTGACGCAGTGCGAGGATATCGCAAAAGAAAATGAAGCCGAAGCGGTAACGAAAATCATCGTCAAAATCGGTAAAATGTCCGGAGTGGAACCGCATCTATTGGAAATAGCATTTAATACATTTAAAGAAAAAACGGTGTGTGACGGAGCAGATTTTGTCCTTAACGTACAGCCTCTGGTGATCGAATGCAAAGAGTGTGGAGTACAGACAACCTTGGATGAGATTTTTTACAAATGTCCAGCGTGTGAAAGTTTGGATGTCAAAGTGATCGATGGAGAAGATATGTATTTAATGACGTTGGAAATGGAGTAG
- a CDS encoding DUF695 domain-containing protein yields the protein MQEYWELYMKTIDGNIASVLVNAGISAELPSEDKFYVGFIKLAMNTPNDKGLVSENEEAQLNFIEDKIEMESLRYRIGNYVGKIVSNGEITFIYYLKHDFEWPDVVAAAMNDFEGYQYEFGSKMDSDWEIYNKLLFPTPIEWQIIHNHKVCDNLKANGDSLHLPRAIEHKAYFETPEQRTAFVERIESEAFKVKELIDVNENTPMVGLSFYRQDKPFYYDIDTLTLHLIEITYQCEGQYDGWETSVVKI from the coding sequence ATGCAAGAATATTGGGAATTATATATGAAAACAATCGATGGCAACATCGCATCGGTTTTGGTGAACGCGGGGATTTCGGCTGAACTTCCGAGTGAGGATAAATTTTATGTCGGATTTATCAAGCTTGCCATGAATACACCGAATGACAAGGGGCTTGTTTCCGAAAACGAAGAGGCACAGCTCAATTTTATCGAAGATAAAATCGAAATGGAATCTCTCAGATACCGTATCGGCAACTACGTCGGCAAGATTGTTTCAAACGGCGAAATCACGTTTATCTATTATCTGAAACACGATTTTGAATGGCCGGATGTCGTAGCGGCTGCAATGAATGATTTTGAAGGGTATCAATATGAATTCGGTTCAAAAATGGATTCGGATTGGGAAATTTATAACAAACTACTTTTCCCGACACCGATCGAGTGGCAGATTATTCACAATCACAAAGTATGCGACAACTTAAAAGCCAACGGCGATTCTCTGCATTTACCGAGAGCAATCGAGCATAAAGCGTATTTTGAAACCCCTGAACAGCGGACGGCTTTTGTGGAACGGATCGAATCGGAAGCATTTAAAGTCAAAGAGCTGATAGATGTGAACGAAAATACACCTATGGTCGGGCTCAGTTTTTACCGTCAGGATAAACCGTTTTATTACGATATTGATACATTAACTTTGCATTTGATTGAGATAACATACCAATGTGAAGGGCAATATGACGGCTGGGAAACGAGTGTCGTAAAAATATAG
- a CDS encoding FAD-dependent oxidoreductase produces MNYDEIFKKVKENESLSRRDALKMMALSPVAAAALASTGAPATANASSSDARGRVVIVGGGSGALMALSRLRRALSKPDITIIAPNEKHVYQPGQIFVAAGEYDPEDIIFDNTGYIGDEVKWIKDEVATFDPDNNKLETKKGTVVEYDYLIVAAGVQYHYEQIEGLTVDMIGKNGISSVYLNDLAAGTAEGGTITRDWFKALHEAAKTSKPRVICTQPSTPLKCGGAPQKILYLSDDFLKRDKLSAEFTFATAGEKLFGLPEIDAALHKVQDGYGNITNKFGHELIRIDAEKKIATFHHKYQVQGEFDKDLNEYDMIDKEEDVDMEYDFIHIVPPTAAVDAVANSLLGWQKGTAKGWLEVDRETLQHRRYKNVFGIGDVCGIPIGKTGGSARHQGPIVVGNLISVMEKKEPTLKFDGYTVCPLKVSYGEIIMAEFNYDGLAPSFPLDPAKPRWIWWAFDLYMLQPMYRYLMLNGLM; encoded by the coding sequence ATGAATTACGATGAGATTTTTAAAAAAGTAAAAGAGAACGAAAGCCTCTCACGGCGTGATGCGTTAAAAATGATGGCACTGTCGCCGGTAGCCGCAGCTGCGTTGGCAAGTACAGGTGCTCCTGCTACAGCAAATGCCTCTTCATCAGACGCGAGGGGGCGAGTCGTTATTGTCGGAGGAGGCTCAGGTGCATTGATGGCACTTTCACGTTTACGAAGAGCCCTTTCTAAACCCGATATTACCATTATCGCTCCGAATGAAAAGCATGTCTATCAGCCGGGTCAGATTTTTGTCGCTGCGGGTGAATACGATCCTGAAGATATTATTTTCGATAACACGGGCTATATCGGTGACGAGGTAAAATGGATTAAAGATGAAGTTGCTACCTTTGATCCTGATAATAACAAACTAGAAACTAAAAAAGGGACTGTTGTCGAGTACGATTATCTTATCGTAGCAGCGGGAGTTCAATACCACTATGAGCAAATCGAGGGTCTCACGGTTGATATGATCGGGAAAAACGGTATTTCAAGTGTCTATTTGAATGATTTGGCAGCAGGAACGGCTGAGGGAGGAACGATTACACGCGATTGGTTTAAAGCACTGCATGAAGCGGCTAAAACCTCTAAACCGCGTGTTATTTGTACTCAACCGTCCACTCCGCTCAAATGCGGCGGTGCACCGCAAAAAATCCTCTATCTCAGCGATGACTTCCTCAAACGTGATAAATTGAGTGCTGAGTTTACGTTTGCGACTGCGGGTGAAAAATTGTTCGGTCTTCCGGAGATCGATGCGGCATTGCATAAAGTTCAAGATGGATACGGCAACATCACCAATAAATTCGGTCATGAACTTATCCGTATCGATGCAGAGAAAAAAATAGCGACGTTCCATCACAAGTATCAAGTTCAAGGGGAATTTGATAAAGACCTTAACGAATACGATATGATCGATAAAGAAGAAGATGTGGATATGGAATACGACTTTATCCATATCGTTCCTCCGACAGCGGCAGTGGATGCCGTTGCCAACTCTTTGCTTGGATGGCAAAAAGGGACGGCTAAAGGGTGGTTGGAAGTGGATCGTGAAACGCTTCAGCACCGCCGTTATAAAAATGTCTTCGGGATCGGAGACGTGTGCGGTATTCCGATCGGTAAAACGGGGGGAAGTGCACGTCACCAAGGGCCGATTGTAGTGGGGAATCTGATTTCGGTTATGGAGAAAAAAGAGCCGACCTTGAAATTTGACGGTTATACCGTCTGTCCATTAAAAGTTTCATACGGTGAGATTATTATGGCGGAGTTCAACTATGACGGTTTGGCACCGTCTTTCCCTCTTGATCCGGCAAAACCTCGATGGATATGGTGGGCGTTCGATCTGTATATGCTACAGCCGATGTATCGATATCTGATGCTTAACGGATTGATGTAA